One window of the Serinus canaria isolate serCan28SL12 chromosome 9, serCan2020, whole genome shotgun sequence genome contains the following:
- the SEPTIN2 gene encoding septin-2, with protein MSKQQPAQFTNPETPGYVGFANLPNQVHRKSVKKGFEFTLMVVGESGLGKSTLINSLFLTDLYPERIIPGAADKIERTVQIEASTVEIEERGVKLRLTVVDTPGYGDAINCRDCFKTIISYIDEQFERYLHDESGLNRRHIIDNRVHCCFYFISPFGHGLKPLDVEFMKAIHNKVNIVPVIAKADTLSLKERERLKKRILDEIEEHGIKIYHLPDAESDEDEDFKEQTRLLKASIPFCVVGSNQLIEAKGKKVRGRLYPWGVVEVENPEHNDFLKLRTMLITHMQDLQEVTQDLHYENFRSERLKRGTRKIEDEEVNKDQILLEKEAELRRMQEMIARMQAQMQMQMQSGEGDSSAVHGHHV; from the exons ATGTCCAAG caacaGCCTGCTCAGTTTACCAATCCAGAAACTCCTGGCTATGTTGGATTTGCAAACCTTCCCAATCAGGTTCACCGAAAGTCTGTGAAAAAGGGGTTTGAATTTACTCTGATGGTGGTTG GTGAATCTGGATTAGGAAAATCTACATTAATAAACAGCCTCTTCCTGACAGATCTCTACCCAGAAAGGATaatcccaggagctgctg ATAAGATTGAGCGCACGGTGCAGATTGAAGCCTCCACAGTTGAGATTGAGGAGAGGGGCGTGAAGCTGAGGCTGACGGTTGTGGATACCCCGGGATATGGGGATGCCATCAACTGCCGAGACTG CTTTAAGACCATAATCTCTTACATTGATGAGCAGTTTGAGCGATACCTGCATGATGAGAGTGGATTGAACAGAAGGCATATCATAGATAATCGAGTTCATTGCTGTTTCTATTTCATTTCACCATTTGGTCATGG ccTTAAGCCTCTGGATGTTGAGTTTATGAAGGCCATACACAACAAAGTAAATATTGTACCAGTGATTGCAAAAGCTGATACACTTTCTCTGAAGGAGCGAGAGAGACTAAAGAAAAGG ATTCTGGATGAAATAGAAGAGCATGGTATCAAGATTTATCACCTGCCTGATGCTGAATCTGATGAAGATGAAGATTTTAAAGAGCAGACCAGACTCCTGAAG GCCAGCATTCCATTTTGTGTAGTGGGGTCCAATCAACTCATTGAAGCAAAAGGTAAAAAAGTCAGAGGTCGACTCTACCCATGGGGTGTAGTTGAAGTGGAGAATCCAGAGCATAATGACTTCCTGAAGCTGAGGACCATGTTAAT CACCCACATGCAAGACCTTCAGGAGGTGACCCAGGATCTTCACTATGAGAACTTCCGCTCTGAGAGGCTCAAACGAGGCACCAG gaaaatagAAGATGAAGAAGTAAATAAAGACCAGATTCTGCTtgagaaggaagcagaa ctccgTCGCATGCAGGAGATGATTGCAAGAATGCAGGCACAGATGCAGATGCAGATGCAAAGTGGAGAAGGTGACAGCAGTGCAGTTCATGGGCACCATGTGTAA